In Castanea sativa cultivar Marrone di Chiusa Pesio chromosome 6, ASM4071231v1, a single window of DNA contains:
- the LOC142640904 gene encoding xyloglucan endotransglucosylase protein 1-like yields MSTTTSSSLQVSLLLSLLLSLFILTSLVAVSAGNFYQDFDITWGDNRAKILNGGNLLTLSLDKISGSGFQSKNEYLFGRIDMQIKLVAGNSAGTVTAYYLSSQGPTHDEIDFEFLGNVSGDPYILHTNVFSQGKGNREQQFYLWFDPTMAFHTYSIVWNTQRIIFLVDNIPIRVFNNLESIGIPFPKGQPMKIYSSLWNADDWATRGGLVKTDWTKAPFTASYRNFKANACVWTSESSCVSLSTNSLQTSEWQNQALNAAERNRIRWVQQKYMVYNYCGDFKRFPQGLPAECKRSRFL; encoded by the exons ATGTCTACTACAACCTCTTCTTCTCTCCAAGTTTCATTGCTGCTTTCATTGTTGCTTTCATTGTTCATTCTTACTTCTCTAGTGGCTGTCTCAGCTGGCAACTTCTATCAAGACTTTGACATCACTTGGGGAGATAACCGTGCTAAGATACTTAATGGAGGCAATCTTCTCACTCTTTCCCTTGATAAAATTTCCGGCTCCGGTTTCCAGTCTAAGAATGAGTACCTATTTGGAAGGATTGACATGCAAATCAAGCTTGTAGCTGGAAATTCTGCAGGCACTGTCACTGCTTATTAC TTATCTTCTCAAGGACCTACACACGATGAGATTGACTTCGAGTTCTTGGGAAACGTGTCTGGGGATCCATACATACTCCATACCAATGTGTTCTCACAGGGAAAAGGCAATAGGGAGCAACAGTTCTATCTCTGGTTTGATCCCACAATGGCATTCCACACATACTCCATCGTCTGGAACACTCAACGCATCAT TTTCTTGGTGGATAACATTCCTATAAGAGTGTTTAACAACTTGGAATCAATTGGTATTCCATTTCCCAAAGGCCAACCCATGAAGATTTACTCAAGCCTCTGGAATGCTGATGACTGGGCAACAAGAGGTGGGCTTGTAAAGACTGACTGGACAAAAGCTCCATTTACAGCTTCTTACAGAAACTTCAAAGCCAATGCTTGTGTTTGGACCTCGGAGTCATCCTGTGTCTCCTTGTCCACCAATTCTTTGCAGACCAGTGAATGGCAGAATCAAGCTCTTAATGCAGCTGAAAGGAACAGAATCAGATGGGTGCAGCAGAAGTACATGGTTTACAACTATTGCGGTGACTTTAAACGTTTCCCTCAAGGTCTCCCAGCTGAATGCAAGCGATCAAGGTTCCTCTAG
- the LOC142641197 gene encoding xyloglucan endotransglucosylase protein 1-like yields MSSSSQASLRFLLSIFMSVVMVTFASNFYNDFDLTWGGYRANIRNGGQVLTLSLDQESGSGFQSKNEYLFGRFDMQMKLVPGDSAGTVTTLYLSSQGGAHDEIDFEFLGNLSGQPYILSTNLYSQGKGDREQQFYLWFDPTKNFHTYSAIWNRRKIIFLVDNIPIRVFSNLESIGVPFPKSQPMRVYSTIWNGDSWATRGGLVKIDWSKAPFTATYRNYVANACVWTSGKPCRNKSINAVENVFAEDKAVLGPKGRELLRWVQKNYMIYNYCTDLKRFPKGLPPECKR; encoded by the exons atgtCTTCCTCTTCCCAGGCTTCATTGAGGTTTTTGCTTTCCATCTTCATGAGTGTTGTTATGGTCACTTTCGCCAGCAATTTCTACAACGACTTTGATCTTACATGGGGTGGTTACCGTGCGAACATACGCAACGGCGGCCAAGTTCTCACGCTTTCTCTCGACCAGGAATCTGGTTCTGGTTTCCAGTCCAAGAATGAGTACCTATTTGGAAGATTCGACATGCAAATGAAGCTAGTGCCTGGGGACTCAGCTGGCACTGTGACAACATTATAT TTATCTTCACAAGGAGGAGCCCATGATGAGATTGACTTCGAGTTCTTGGGGAACTTGTCTGGACAACCATATATACTAAGTACAAATTTATATTCTCAAGGAAAAGGAGACAGGGAACAACAATTCTATCTATGGTTTGACCCCACGAAGAACTTCCACACTTACTCGGCCATTTGGAACCGCAGAAAGATAAT ATTCCTAGTGGATAACATACCTATCAGAGTGTTCAGCAACTTGGAATCCATTGGTGTTCCATTTCCCAAAAGCCAACCAATGAGAGTTTACTCTACTATCTGGAATGGTGATAGCTGGGCAACAAGAGGAGGACTTGTGAAGATTGACTGGAGCAAAGCACCTTTCACAGCAACTTATAGAAACTACGTTGCCAATGCTTGTGTTTGGACATCTGGGAAGCCATGTCGCAACAAGTCCATCAATGCAGTGGAAAACGTTTTCGCTGAGGATAAAGCAGTACTTGGTCCTAAGGGCAGGGAATTACTTCGATGGGTGCAAAAGAATTACATGATTTACAACTATTGCACTGATCTCAAACGATTCCCTAAAGGTCTACCACCAGAATGCAAAAGATAA